One stretch of Bombus pascuorum chromosome 14, iyBomPasc1.1, whole genome shotgun sequence DNA includes these proteins:
- the LOC132914238 gene encoding transient receptor potential cation channel trpm isoform X2 — translation MQFYVDMIDKTKSCRMVTERSWIEATFQKRECSKFIPSADDEHKFMQVKGDKNAEYDVITTSRCCCGYSYTHHCRAGIDVQSYTPSNTKEEDREQWSPGKNTRPFPTDAYGTIEFQGGPHPTKAQYVRLAYDTRPEPIVQLLCREWNLGLPKLLITVHGGRSNFELQPTLKKVLRKGLLKAAKTTGAWIFTGGTNTGVTRQVGDALLLERSQRQGRVVSIGIAPWGILDKSHELVGRGGEVPYECLSSPWSKYAVLNNRHAYFLLVDNGTGGRYGAEIVLRRRLEKYISNLKLQPYTHSSIPVVALVIEGGTNTIRSVLEYVTDVPPVPVVVCDGSGRAADLIAFMHKYASEGDGENGENEGPLESMRGHLLDTIKRTFKVSSEQASQLYSELLQCTRKKHLITVFRISQERPQELDQTILTALFKSKQLSPAEQLSLSLIWNRVDIARCEIFVYGQNWPSGALEQAMMQALQHDRIDFVKLLLENGVSMRKFLSIPRLEELYNTKEGPSNTLGYILRDVRPNIPRGYMYTLHDIGLVINKLMGGAYRSQYTRRRFRMIYTKVMKRSGAHPQHMHRNSCVLGSTSRYYSGSGSKQDSLTMSLLAETLPANRDTPLFDYPFNELLIWAVLTKRQQMALLMWQHGEEALAKALVALKLYKAMAHEAAEDDLETEVYDELRSYGKEFENIALELLDYCYRQDDDQTKQLLTSELQNWSGQTCLSLAVTANHRPLLAHPCSQIILADLWMGGLRTRKNTNLKVILGLVCPFYIMCLEFKSREELQLMPQTQEEHLISLEDEKEDSDSEHGIPTGPDVEKRQRRSLSVRNKSSSQQGAKLSSRKTSIYSVSESVPALISNEHTTVIKETIVQENGKVLTDNDDGIHRTYGINSDYYDIKNSRPLRLRKKLYEFFTAPITKFWANAIAYIIFLVLFSYSILVLMDDYPSLAEIYAIAYICTLGCEKVREIATSEPATLSHKFSVWAWNMWNPCDAAAIIFFQIGLALRLRHSTLDVGRVIYCVDSIYWYLRILNIISVNKYFGPLVTMMGKMVKNMTYFVVLLIVVLMSFGVTRQAILNPNAEPKLRIIRDIFMEPYFMLYGEVYADNIDPDCGNEPGMVPCLPGRWITPTVMSIYLLIANILLINLLIAVFNNIFNEVNAVAHQVWMFQRFTVVMEYEQKPVLPPPLIVVSHIYLVAKYLLRYVTQGKANTGETYDNGLKLFLEADDMERLYDFEEDCVEGYFREQELKLQMSTEERVKITTERVENMHSKIEDIDKKGNTQNASLQAVEFRMRKVEELNEQILAHLGVIHRFMATHMPNMEGLSSFDIDGRQRRVSERSEVLSETDSHTQLPAIAIKRKRLVRSMTDGTFLNLGPSIDDDVLMNVKHSETAISRENLSRNESSISGDGHTVQDDIKTITSQETEASKVDGEGETLKKDSHSDSREVSREPSREPSGEPSSKEPSTEPSRQTSRELSRETSKEATSKEPSREASSEAPASEPIPRQDSTERPIRQNSRTRSESDDVTIFPPSNISRGVTWAEPRVAVIPSSSTGSTQRSILLAMHAEYTSITDELESYCGLLSPPRTPPISPPPSRARNLSEMSNPEMAWQIENEHLRDAEECDYQQMEDLIQRRYIADDEEHLHTDEATLFISNEHRHQLRRASAIDEESRRPPPTICVTREIEQTLSRPPIRDSESSDPNDKNLSTVPAPASETMC, via the exons atgcAGTTCTATGTAGATATGATAGACAAAACCAAAAGTTGTCGTATG gtaACTGAACGCAGTTGGATAGAGGCAACTTTTCAAAAAAGAGAATGCTCAAAATTTATTCCTAGTGCTGATGATGAACACAA GTTTATGCAAGTAAAGGGAGATAAGAATGCAGAGTATGATGTGATCACTACTTCCAG ATGTTGTTGTGGATATTCTTATACTCATCACTGCAGAGCTGGTATAGATGTTCAAAGTTACACTCCTAGTAATACCAAAGAAGAAGATCGAGAACAATGGTCTCCTGGAAAAAATACACGTCCATTTCCTACTGATGCATATGGTACCATTGAATTTCAAGGTGGACCTCATCCAACTAAAGCTCAA TATGTGAGACTTGCTTATGACACAAGGCCAGAACCAATAGTACAATTGTTGTGTCGAGAATGGAATCTGGGATTACCTAAGCTACTAATAACCGTGCATGGTGGTCGATCTAATTTTGAACTGCAGCCAACTTTGAAAAAAGTTCTAAGGAAAGGTTTGCTGAAGGCTGCAAAGACAACTGGTGCATGGATATTCACAGGTGGAACTAATACAG GTGTAACAAGACAAGTAGGAGATGCCCTGCTATTAGAAAGATCTCAAAGACAAGGTCGGGTTGTAAGTATTGGCATAGCACCATGGGGAATTTTAGACAAAAGTCATGAACTTGTAGGCCGTGGAGGTGAAGTACCTTATGAATGTCTTTCATCTCCGTG GTCTAAATATGCTGTTTTAAACAATCGTcatgcatattttttattggtGGATAACGGTACCGGTGGTCGATATGGTGCAGAAATTGTGCTGCGTAGaagattggaaaaatatatttctaatctaAAATTACAGCCAT ACACACACAGCAGTATTCCTGTCGTGGCATTGGTAATTGAAGGAGGAACAAATACGATTCGATCAGTTTTAGAGTATGTTACAGATGTTCCTCCTGTTCCTGTAGTAGTCTGCGATGGATCAGGTCGTGCAGCTGATCTCATCGCTTTTATGCATAA ataCGCGTCTGAAGGAGATGGAGAGAATGGAGAGAATGAGGGACCATTAGAAAGTATGAGAGGACATCTTTTAGATACTATCAAACGCACTTTCAAAGTATCCTCTGAACAGGCATCACAACTGTACTCTGAACTTTTGCAATGTACCCGTAAGAAACATTTG ATAACAGTATTTAGAATAAGTCAAGAGCGGCCACAGGAACTTGACCAAACGATTCTGACAGCTCTGTTCAAGTCCAAGCAATTATCCCCTGCTGAGCAGCTATCGTTATCTTTAATTTGGAATAGAGTGGACATAGCACGCTGTGAAATATTTGTGTATGGTCAAAATTGGCCATCGGGTGCTCTGGAACAGGCAATGATGCAAGCTTTGCAACACGATCGAATTGACTTCGTGAAACTTCTCTTAGAAAATGGAGTCTCTATGCGTAAATTCTTGTCTATACCTCGCCTTGAGGAATTGTACAATACC aaagaaGGCCCTTCGAACACACTGGGCTACATTCTCCGCGACGTTCGACCAAATATTCCACGGGGTTACATGTACACACTGCACGATATCGGCCtcgtgataaataaattaatgggTGGCGCGTATCGGTCGCAGTACACACGCAGAAGATTCCGTATGATCTATACCAAAGTGATGAAGAGATCTGGAGCACATCCTCAACATATGCATCGAAATAGCTGCGTCCTGGGTAGCACTAGTCGTTACTATTCGGGATCTGGTAGTAAACAGGATAGTTTAACAATGAGTTTGCTCGCTGAAACTTTACCAGCTAATCGAGACACGCCGCTTTTTGATTATCCTTTCAATGAGTTGCTTATATGGGCTGTGTTAACTAAACGACAGCAAATGGCACTATTAATGTGGCAACATGGGGAAGAAGCTTTAGCAAAAGCACTCGTTGCTCTTAAATTGTATAAGGCTATGGCGCACGAGGCTGCTGAGGATGATCTTGAAACGGAAGTTTATGACGAATTGCGGAGTTATGggaaagaatttgaaaatattg cTTTGGAATTGTTAGATTATTGTTATCGTCAAGATGACGATCAAACGAAACAGCTATTGACTTCTGAACTTCAAAATTGGTCTGGTCAAACATGTCTTTCATTGGCAGTCACGGCTAATCATCGACCACTTTTAGCACACCCTTGTAGCCAAATTATTTTAGCTGATTTATGGATGGGAGGTCTTCGTACGAGAAAGAATACGAATTTAAAG gTCATACTTGGGTTAGTTTGTCCATTTTATATAATGTGTTTGGAATTTAAAAGTCGCGAGGAATTGCAGCTGATGCCACAAACTCAGGAAGAACATTTGATCTCTCTCGAAGATGAGAAAGAAGATAGTGATTCAGAGCATGGTATACCAACAGGTCCAGATGTTgag AAACGTCAGCGCAGGAGCCTGAGCGTACGCAACAAATCCAGCAGCCAACAAGGCGCTAAG TTATCATCAAGGAAAACTTCTATTTATTCAGTATCGGAATCCGTACCG GCTTTAATCAGCAATGAACACACTACTGTCATCAAGGAGACAATTGTACAAGAAAATGGTAAAGTACTGACAGATAACGATGATGGAATTCATCGTACATATGGTATAAACTCTGACTACTATGACATCAAGAACAGCAGGCCATTGAGATTGaggaaaaaattatatgaattttttacagCTCCCATCACAAAATTTTGGGCTAATGCT atagcATACATTATTTTCTTGGTTCTCTTCTCATACTCCATTCTCGTACTTATGGATGATTATCCATCATTAGCAGAGATTTATGCCATTGCATATATTTGTACATTAGGATGTGAAAAAGTACGAGAAATAGCAACATCTGAACCAGCTACTCTTTCACATAAATTTAGTGTTTGGGCATGGAATATGTGGAATCCTTGTGATGCAGCTgccattattttttttcaaattggttTAGCTTTACGCTTAAGACACTCAACTCTCGATGTTGGTCGTGTCATCTATTGCGTTGATTCCATTTATTGGTACTTAAggatattgaatattattagcGTAAATAAGTACTTTG GTCCTTTAGTTACAATGATGGGAAAAATGGTGAAAAATATGACATACTTTGTGGTACTTTTAATAGTGGTATTAATGAGTTTTGGAGTCACTCGACAGGCAATTTTGAACCCTAATGCTGAACCGAAATTGAGGATTATTCGTGAT atatttatggaaccatattttatgttatacgGAGAGGTGTATGCCGACAACATAGATCCAGATTGCGGGAACGAACCAGGAATGGTTCCATGTTTACCAGGCCGGTGGATCACACCTACTGTAATGTccatttatcttttaattgcaaacatattgttaataaatctTTTGATTGCTGTattcaacaatattttcaatgaaGTAAACGCGGTGGCGCACCAAGTTTGGATGTTCCAACGTTTTACTGTTGTTATGGAGTATGAACAGAAACCTGTTTTACCTCCTCCGCTCATTGTAGTTTCTCATATATATCTGGTGGCGAAATATTTGCTGCGATATGTAACACAAGGGAAAGCAAACACTGGTGAAACTTACGACAATGGACTGAAGTTGTTCTTAGAGGCAGACGACATGGAGCGTCTCTACGATTTTGAAGAGGATTGTGTTGAAGGATACTTTCGTGAGCAAGAGCTGAAACTGCAAATGTCTACAGAGGAACGTGTTAAAATTACCACAGAAAGAGTGGAGAATATGCATTCGAAGATCGAAGACATTGACAAAAAAGGGAATACTCAAAATGCATCTCTTCAA GCAGTGGAGTTTCGTATGCGCAAAGTGGAAGAATTAAATGAACAGATTTTGGCACATCTAGGAGTCATCCACCGATTCATGGCTACTCACATGCCCAACATGGAGGGCTTATCTAGTTTTGATATAGACGGTCGTCAGCGTAGGGTATCAGAACGCTCAGAAGTTCTGTCAGAAACAGATTCTCATACCCAACTACCAGCCATTGCGATTAAACGTAAGAGATTGGTTCGATCGATGACCGATGGCACTTTCCTTAACCTAGGCCCATCAATAGATGATGATGTGCTGATGAATGTGAAACATTCGGAAACTGCTATATCCCGAGAGAACCTCAGTAGGAACGAGTCTTCTATAAGTGGAGATGGACACACTGTTCAAGATGACATAAAGACAATCACAAGCCAGGAAACTGAAGCGAGCAAAGTAGATGGTGAAGGAGAGACCCTAAAGAAGGATTCGCATTCTGACAGCAGAGAGGTAAGCAGAGAGCCAAGCAGAGAACCAAGTGGAGAGCCAAGTAGCAAAGAACCAAGTACGGAACCAAGTAGACAAACGAGTAGAGAATTAAGTAGGGAAACGAGCAAAGAAGCTACAAGCAAAGAACCGAGCAGAGAAGCCAGCAGCGAAGCTCCAGCTTCGGAACCTATTCCTAGGCAAGATTCTACAGAACGACCTATTAGACAAAATAGTAGAACACGTTCAGAGTCAGATGATGTAACGATTTTTCCACCATCGAACATATCAAGAGGAGTAACGTGGGCTGAGCCACGTGTTGCAGTCATTCCATCGTCTTCAACAGGTAGCACGCAGAGGTCTATTCTATTAGCCATGCATGCAGAATATACAAGCATAACGGATGAGCTGGAGAGCTACTGTGGCCTTCTAAGTCCACCTCGAACACCGCCAATTTCTCCACCACCTTCGAGAGCTAGAAACTTATCCGAAATGTCTAACCCTGAGATGGCTTGGCAAATTGAGAATGAACATCTACGTGATGCTGAGGAGTGTGATTACCAACAGATGGAAGATTTAATACAGAGGAGGTACATCGCAGATGACGAGGAGCATTTGCATACTGATGAAGCTACCCTCTTCATATCGAACGAACACAGGCACCAACTTCGAAGAGCTTCTGCCATCGATGAAGAGTCTCGAAGGCCTCCACCTACAATTTGCGTGACCAGGGAGATCGAGCAAACGCTTTCAAGGCCACCGATCCGGGACTCAGAAAGCTCAGATCCTAACGACAAGAATCTGAGTACGGTACCTGCTCCAGCGTCAGAGACCATGTGCTAA
- the LOC132914238 gene encoding transient receptor potential cation channel trpm isoform X5 — MQFYVDMIDKTKSCRMVTERSWIEATFQKRECSKFIPSADDEHKCCCGYSYTHHCRAGIDVQSYTPSNTKEEDREQWSPGKNTRPFPTDAYGTIEFQGGPHPTKAQYVRLAYDTRPEPIVQLLCREWNLGLPKLLITVHGGRSNFELQPTLKKVLRKGLLKAAKTTGAWIFTGGTNTGVTRQVGDALLLERSQRQGRVVSIGIAPWGILDKSHELVGRGGEVPYECLSSPWSKYAVLNNRHAYFLLVDNGTGGRYGAEIVLRRRLEKYISNLKLQPYTHSSIPVVALVIEGGTNTIRSVLEYVTDVPPVPVVVCDGSGRAADLIAFMHKYASEGDGENGENEGPLESMRGHLLDTIKRTFKVSSEQASQLYSELLQCTRKKHLITVFRISQERPQELDQTILTALFKSKQLSPAEQLSLSLIWNRVDIARCEIFVYGQNWPSGALEQAMMQALQHDRIDFVKLLLENGVSMRKFLSIPRLEELYNTKEGPSNTLGYILRDVRPNIPRGYMYTLHDIGLVINKLMGGAYRSQYTRRRFRMIYTKVMKRSGAHPQHMHRNSCVLGSTSRYYSGSGSKQDSLTMSLLAETLPANRDTPLFDYPFNELLIWAVLTKRQQMALLMWQHGEEALAKALVALKLYKAMAHEAAEDDLETEVYDELRSYGKEFENIALELLDYCYRQDDDQTKQLLTSELQNWSGQTCLSLAVTANHRPLLAHPCSQIILADLWMGGLRTRKNTNLKVILGLVCPFYIMCLEFKSREELQLMPQTQEEHLISLEDEKEDSDSEHGIPTGPDVEKRQRRSLSVRNKSSSQQGAKLSSRKTSIYSVSESVPALISNEHTTVIKETIVQENGKVLTDNDDGIHRTYGINSDYYDIKNSRPLRLRKKLYEFFTAPITKFWANAIAYIIFLVLFSYSILVLMDDYPSLAEIYAIAYICTLGCEKVREIATSEPATLSHKFSVWAWNMWNPCDAAAIIFFQIGLALRLRHSTLDVGRVIYCVDSIYWYLRILNIISVNKYFGPLVTMMGKMVKNMTYFVVLLIVVLMSFGVTRQAILNPNAEPKLRIIRDIFMEPYFMLYGEVYADNIDPDCGNEPGMVPCLPGRWITPTVMSIYLLIANILLINLLIAVFNNIFNEVNAVAHQVWMFQRFTVVMEYEQKPVLPPPLIVVSHIYLVAKYLLRYVTQGKANTGETYDNGLKLFLEADDMERLYDFEEDCVEGYFREQELKLQMSTEERVKITTERVENMHSKIEDIDKKGNTQNASLQAVEFRMRKVEELNEQILAHLGVIHRFMATHMPNMEGLSSFDIDGRQRRVSERSEVLSETDSHTQLPAIAIKRKRLVRSMTDGTFLNLGPSIDDDVLMNVKHSETAISRENLSRNESSISGDGHTVQDDIKTITSQETEASKVDGEGETLKKDSHSDSREVSREPSREPSGEPSSKEPSTEPSRQTSRELSRETSKEATSKEPSREASSEAPASEPIPRQDSTERPIRQNSRTRSESDDVTIFPPSNISRGVTWAEPRVAVIPSSSTGSTQRSILLAMHAEYTSITDELESYCGLLSPPRTPPISPPPSRARNLSEMSNPEMAWQIENEHLRDAEECDYQQMEDLIQRRYIADDEEHLHTDEATLFISNEHRHQLRRASAIDEESRRPPPTICVTREIEQTLSRPPIRDSESSDPNDKNLSTVPAPASETMC; from the exons atgcAGTTCTATGTAGATATGATAGACAAAACCAAAAGTTGTCGTATG gtaACTGAACGCAGTTGGATAGAGGCAACTTTTCAAAAAAGAGAATGCTCAAAATTTATTCCTAGTGCTGATGATGAACACAA ATGTTGTTGTGGATATTCTTATACTCATCACTGCAGAGCTGGTATAGATGTTCAAAGTTACACTCCTAGTAATACCAAAGAAGAAGATCGAGAACAATGGTCTCCTGGAAAAAATACACGTCCATTTCCTACTGATGCATATGGTACCATTGAATTTCAAGGTGGACCTCATCCAACTAAAGCTCAA TATGTGAGACTTGCTTATGACACAAGGCCAGAACCAATAGTACAATTGTTGTGTCGAGAATGGAATCTGGGATTACCTAAGCTACTAATAACCGTGCATGGTGGTCGATCTAATTTTGAACTGCAGCCAACTTTGAAAAAAGTTCTAAGGAAAGGTTTGCTGAAGGCTGCAAAGACAACTGGTGCATGGATATTCACAGGTGGAACTAATACAG GTGTAACAAGACAAGTAGGAGATGCCCTGCTATTAGAAAGATCTCAAAGACAAGGTCGGGTTGTAAGTATTGGCATAGCACCATGGGGAATTTTAGACAAAAGTCATGAACTTGTAGGCCGTGGAGGTGAAGTACCTTATGAATGTCTTTCATCTCCGTG GTCTAAATATGCTGTTTTAAACAATCGTcatgcatattttttattggtGGATAACGGTACCGGTGGTCGATATGGTGCAGAAATTGTGCTGCGTAGaagattggaaaaatatatttctaatctaAAATTACAGCCAT ACACACACAGCAGTATTCCTGTCGTGGCATTGGTAATTGAAGGAGGAACAAATACGATTCGATCAGTTTTAGAGTATGTTACAGATGTTCCTCCTGTTCCTGTAGTAGTCTGCGATGGATCAGGTCGTGCAGCTGATCTCATCGCTTTTATGCATAA ataCGCGTCTGAAGGAGATGGAGAGAATGGAGAGAATGAGGGACCATTAGAAAGTATGAGAGGACATCTTTTAGATACTATCAAACGCACTTTCAAAGTATCCTCTGAACAGGCATCACAACTGTACTCTGAACTTTTGCAATGTACCCGTAAGAAACATTTG ATAACAGTATTTAGAATAAGTCAAGAGCGGCCACAGGAACTTGACCAAACGATTCTGACAGCTCTGTTCAAGTCCAAGCAATTATCCCCTGCTGAGCAGCTATCGTTATCTTTAATTTGGAATAGAGTGGACATAGCACGCTGTGAAATATTTGTGTATGGTCAAAATTGGCCATCGGGTGCTCTGGAACAGGCAATGATGCAAGCTTTGCAACACGATCGAATTGACTTCGTGAAACTTCTCTTAGAAAATGGAGTCTCTATGCGTAAATTCTTGTCTATACCTCGCCTTGAGGAATTGTACAATACC aaagaaGGCCCTTCGAACACACTGGGCTACATTCTCCGCGACGTTCGACCAAATATTCCACGGGGTTACATGTACACACTGCACGATATCGGCCtcgtgataaataaattaatgggTGGCGCGTATCGGTCGCAGTACACACGCAGAAGATTCCGTATGATCTATACCAAAGTGATGAAGAGATCTGGAGCACATCCTCAACATATGCATCGAAATAGCTGCGTCCTGGGTAGCACTAGTCGTTACTATTCGGGATCTGGTAGTAAACAGGATAGTTTAACAATGAGTTTGCTCGCTGAAACTTTACCAGCTAATCGAGACACGCCGCTTTTTGATTATCCTTTCAATGAGTTGCTTATATGGGCTGTGTTAACTAAACGACAGCAAATGGCACTATTAATGTGGCAACATGGGGAAGAAGCTTTAGCAAAAGCACTCGTTGCTCTTAAATTGTATAAGGCTATGGCGCACGAGGCTGCTGAGGATGATCTTGAAACGGAAGTTTATGACGAATTGCGGAGTTATGggaaagaatttgaaaatattg cTTTGGAATTGTTAGATTATTGTTATCGTCAAGATGACGATCAAACGAAACAGCTATTGACTTCTGAACTTCAAAATTGGTCTGGTCAAACATGTCTTTCATTGGCAGTCACGGCTAATCATCGACCACTTTTAGCACACCCTTGTAGCCAAATTATTTTAGCTGATTTATGGATGGGAGGTCTTCGTACGAGAAAGAATACGAATTTAAAG gTCATACTTGGGTTAGTTTGTCCATTTTATATAATGTGTTTGGAATTTAAAAGTCGCGAGGAATTGCAGCTGATGCCACAAACTCAGGAAGAACATTTGATCTCTCTCGAAGATGAGAAAGAAGATAGTGATTCAGAGCATGGTATACCAACAGGTCCAGATGTTgag AAACGTCAGCGCAGGAGCCTGAGCGTACGCAACAAATCCAGCAGCCAACAAGGCGCTAAG TTATCATCAAGGAAAACTTCTATTTATTCAGTATCGGAATCCGTACCG GCTTTAATCAGCAATGAACACACTACTGTCATCAAGGAGACAATTGTACAAGAAAATGGTAAAGTACTGACAGATAACGATGATGGAATTCATCGTACATATGGTATAAACTCTGACTACTATGACATCAAGAACAGCAGGCCATTGAGATTGaggaaaaaattatatgaattttttacagCTCCCATCACAAAATTTTGGGCTAATGCT atagcATACATTATTTTCTTGGTTCTCTTCTCATACTCCATTCTCGTACTTATGGATGATTATCCATCATTAGCAGAGATTTATGCCATTGCATATATTTGTACATTAGGATGTGAAAAAGTACGAGAAATAGCAACATCTGAACCAGCTACTCTTTCACATAAATTTAGTGTTTGGGCATGGAATATGTGGAATCCTTGTGATGCAGCTgccattattttttttcaaattggttTAGCTTTACGCTTAAGACACTCAACTCTCGATGTTGGTCGTGTCATCTATTGCGTTGATTCCATTTATTGGTACTTAAggatattgaatattattagcGTAAATAAGTACTTTG GTCCTTTAGTTACAATGATGGGAAAAATGGTGAAAAATATGACATACTTTGTGGTACTTTTAATAGTGGTATTAATGAGTTTTGGAGTCACTCGACAGGCAATTTTGAACCCTAATGCTGAACCGAAATTGAGGATTATTCGTGAT atatttatggaaccatattttatgttatacgGAGAGGTGTATGCCGACAACATAGATCCAGATTGCGGGAACGAACCAGGAATGGTTCCATGTTTACCAGGCCGGTGGATCACACCTACTGTAATGTccatttatcttttaattgcaaacatattgttaataaatctTTTGATTGCTGTattcaacaatattttcaatgaaGTAAACGCGGTGGCGCACCAAGTTTGGATGTTCCAACGTTTTACTGTTGTTATGGAGTATGAACAGAAACCTGTTTTACCTCCTCCGCTCATTGTAGTTTCTCATATATATCTGGTGGCGAAATATTTGCTGCGATATGTAACACAAGGGAAAGCAAACACTGGTGAAACTTACGACAATGGACTGAAGTTGTTCTTAGAGGCAGACGACATGGAGCGTCTCTACGATTTTGAAGAGGATTGTGTTGAAGGATACTTTCGTGAGCAAGAGCTGAAACTGCAAATGTCTACAGAGGAACGTGTTAAAATTACCACAGAAAGAGTGGAGAATATGCATTCGAAGATCGAAGACATTGACAAAAAAGGGAATACTCAAAATGCATCTCTTCAA GCAGTGGAGTTTCGTATGCGCAAAGTGGAAGAATTAAATGAACAGATTTTGGCACATCTAGGAGTCATCCACCGATTCATGGCTACTCACATGCCCAACATGGAGGGCTTATCTAGTTTTGATATAGACGGTCGTCAGCGTAGGGTATCAGAACGCTCAGAAGTTCTGTCAGAAACAGATTCTCATACCCAACTACCAGCCATTGCGATTAAACGTAAGAGATTGGTTCGATCGATGACCGATGGCACTTTCCTTAACCTAGGCCCATCAATAGATGATGATGTGCTGATGAATGTGAAACATTCGGAAACTGCTATATCCCGAGAGAACCTCAGTAGGAACGAGTCTTCTATAAGTGGAGATGGACACACTGTTCAAGATGACATAAAGACAATCACAAGCCAGGAAACTGAAGCGAGCAAAGTAGATGGTGAAGGAGAGACCCTAAAGAAGGATTCGCATTCTGACAGCAGAGAGGTAAGCAGAGAGCCAAGCAGAGAACCAAGTGGAGAGCCAAGTAGCAAAGAACCAAGTACGGAACCAAGTAGACAAACGAGTAGAGAATTAAGTAGGGAAACGAGCAAAGAAGCTACAAGCAAAGAACCGAGCAGAGAAGCCAGCAGCGAAGCTCCAGCTTCGGAACCTATTCCTAGGCAAGATTCTACAGAACGACCTATTAGACAAAATAGTAGAACACGTTCAGAGTCAGATGATGTAACGATTTTTCCACCATCGAACATATCAAGAGGAGTAACGTGGGCTGAGCCACGTGTTGCAGTCATTCCATCGTCTTCAACAGGTAGCACGCAGAGGTCTATTCTATTAGCCATGCATGCAGAATATACAAGCATAACGGATGAGCTGGAGAGCTACTGTGGCCTTCTAAGTCCACCTCGAACACCGCCAATTTCTCCACCACCTTCGAGAGCTAGAAACTTATCCGAAATGTCTAACCCTGAGATGGCTTGGCAAATTGAGAATGAACATCTACGTGATGCTGAGGAGTGTGATTACCAACAGATGGAAGATTTAATACAGAGGAGGTACATCGCAGATGACGAGGAGCATTTGCATACTGATGAAGCTACCCTCTTCATATCGAACGAACACAGGCACCAACTTCGAAGAGCTTCTGCCATCGATGAAGAGTCTCGAAGGCCTCCACCTACAATTTGCGTGACCAGGGAGATCGAGCAAACGCTTTCAAGGCCACCGATCCGGGACTCAGAAAGCTCAGATCCTAACGACAAGAATCTGAGTACGGTACCTGCTCCAGCGTCAGAGACCATGTGCTAA